From Nerophis ophidion isolate RoL-2023_Sa linkage group LG15, RoL_Noph_v1.0, whole genome shotgun sequence, one genomic window encodes:
- the tmem108 gene encoding transmembrane protein 108 gives MKTSLQVLRCQLLSVLAFLALPAVLVSSAQELYLGHMSQDSVTMATASSSSSNHVLSASEPLHLDWHREGSSSGEWSLKRGPGPTNIRPLSFWRLTTEPSRQAPGVPLAHDLVTVVPNALTTHRHNLRRENPYPVKSPEDKDEVLRSLREYAQGHHVITLREVHADETEPPTDELLLAPKAELIAPGKNSSENQTSSVPTSALSTEFHPTLTPNNHLTTNDTDRVTLPSPLPNTTNNDPLGPGRVTAHVGAPSNSSNARNDTAAQESSHSERPSTDSGSFLNRQVPATTKDPWTADNSSGPTVDSPPSRVTICLSRMDIVWIVLAISVPVSTCSVLLTVCCMRRRKKSSGQENNLSYWNNAITMDYFSRHAVELPREIHTLESEEHDSCLPPNGDYSSSSVVLVNPFCQETLFINRDKASAI, from the exons GTGTTCTCGCCTTTCTAGCACTGCCAGCAGTACTTGTGTCATCAGCACAGGAGCTGTACCTCGGCCATATGTCCCAGGACTCTGTCACCATGGCAActgccagcagcagcagcagcaaccaCGTCCTGTCTGCCTCTGAGCCTCTCCACCTGGACTGGCACAGGGAAGGATCCAGCAGCGGAGAGTGGTCGCTCAAAAGGGGACCTGGACCCACAAACATCCGCCCTCTCTCATTCTGGCGTCTCACCACTGAACCCTCCAGACAGGCCCCAGGAGTACCTCTCGCTCATGACCTGGTTACGGTTGTCCCAAACGCTTTGACTACCCATAGGCACAACCTGAGAAGGGAGAACCCATATCCTGTGAAGAGTCCAGAGGATAAGGATGAAGTTCTCCGGTCCCTCAGGGAGTATGCTCAGGGACACCACGTCATCACCCTGAGGGAGGTGCATGCCGATGAGACTGAGCCCCCAACGGATGAGCTGCTGTTGGCGCCTAAGGCAGAGTTGATCGCTCCTGGAAAGAATTCATCAGAGAATCAAACCTCCTCCGTGCCCACCTCCGCTCTCTCCACAGAATTCCACCCTACGCTAACCCCAAATAACCACCTAACAACCAATGACACCGACAGGGTCACGCTCCCATCCCCCCTCCCTAACACCACAAACAATGACCCTCTTGGACCCGGGCGAGTGACAGCACACGTGGGGGCGCCATCCAACAGCAGCAATGCCCGCAATGATACGGCCGCTCAGGAAAGCAGCCACTCAGAGCGTCCATCCACAGACAGTGGTAGCTTCCTGAACAGGCAAGTCCCCGCCACCACAAAGGACCCCTGGACCGCCGACAACAGCTCAGGGCCCACAGTGGACTCGCCCCCATCCCGCGTCACCATCTGCTTGAGTCGGATGGACATTGTGTGGATCGTGCTGGCCATTAGTGTGCCTGTGTCGACCTGCT CCGTGCTGCTGACCGTGTGCTGcatgaggaggaggaagaagtcgTCAGGTCAGGAGAACAACCTGAGCTACTGGAACAATGCCATTACCATGGACTACTTTAGCAGGCATGCCGTGGAGCTGCCCAGAGAGATTCACACTCTGGAGAGCGAG GAGCACGACAGCTGCCTGCCGCCAAACGGGGACTACAGCAGCAGCAGTGTAGTGCTGGTGAACCCTTTCTGCCAAGAGACCCTCTTCATCAACAGAGACAAAGCGTCTGCCATCTAG